A single region of the Anoplolepis gracilipes chromosome 1, ASM4749672v1, whole genome shotgun sequence genome encodes:
- the Mbc gene encoding dedicator of cytokinesis protein 1 isoform X2, translated as MTMTWKRINEQLGVAIHNFAHSNPHTIRLTVGEVVQITEECGDWYYGRSKFKGTCGIFPKSYIHILQKSTYTDNLVHEITNVLREWGHHWKYLYVTHSEHFRTMQQQILDAIGYRSKILSGTLTVDELKDMKRLATARIDTGNQLLGLDMVVRDDHGNVLHPEETSTIQLYYHHETAAERIRKASNDTKKKSHKPQVPVFSHIFFVSVRNFVCKMAEDVELLLTLYDGREMKAITENYVVSWSKEGLARDIDQLHNLRVLFTDLGSRDLTRDKVYLACYVIRVGGMEAKEPDHRRSSVAQNNQNKSKSTENMRRPFGVAAMDITLFITGKLEGDVEQHHFIPFIQCCEKDSLDGILRRIIAQKEANVQRHINGNVTNITGGQGLWTSLKLLRGDPKQVRDENPHLVLGNVAIARKMGFPEVILPGDVRNDLYLTLISGEFSKGSKSTDKNVEVTVKVCNEHGIAIPGVITLGGGASPIDEYRSVIYYHEDKPRWCETFKIAIPIEEFKQAHLKFTFKHRSSNEAKDKSEKPFALSYVRLMQRNGTTLQDIQHELLVYKLEQKKYEESDISYIKLPSTRGELAELNIEKKPSLGSLTLSSKDSFLIATNICSTKLTQNVDLLGLLNWASSNTGLKESLAALMKVDGEEIVKFLQDVLDALFNILMSNSDSDVYDDMVFECLLYIIGLVSDRKYQHFQPVLDLYISESFSATLAYKKLIAVLRKRIDYVGNNDGQERDLLLKTMKSLQYCMRFIVESRLLFTELNQDEEEFSQTLTDLLRSIVNLMSHETDGTLLVQGACLKYLPTTIPHLLRVYSGKQLSTILTDLLVTLPTGRLTKQKMMTVNDIVHSPLFLNVECRAILLPRITILVRDLLEAKEEGLSSTPGKSVAKVARLLGENRHRLNQHRGYSEEVELCVKILSDILELTFRKDIGSTVSDVKEIMLTALRTIIQTVISMDRENPLVGNLVSVMLAIFRQMTQHHYEVYINHFGTRIDLLDFLMEILLVFKDLVSRSVFPGDWCEMIMLQNSVILKSLRYFSGTIRDYFFTEFEHQAWSNFFHCAIAFLTQPALQLETFTPAKRNRIIARYNDMRRETAFEIRSMWFNLGQHKILFVPALVGAILEMALIPETELRKATIPIFFDMMQCEYYSSRIVEGYGDTKRDPAHIKANFIEYENEMIAKLDILVEGGRGDEQFRALWTYVMGSLCEKHSTMREQGLRFVDTISKLMERLLQYRDIIHAESQEHRMLCTVNLLEFYSEINRKEMYIRYVNKLCELHLECDNYTEAAYSLKLHSQLLAWSDQPLPPLLISHRYPLCQTHRELKEALYNDIIEYFDKGRMWECALTVCKELISQYEEETFDYLQLSLLLRRMAKFYDCIVKQLRPEPEYFRVAYYGRGHPAFLQNKVFVYRGKEYERLSDFCSRTLNQLPNAEQMNKLSPPTSEMLESNHQYVQINKVEPLMTEKRHRLSGKPVTAEAVLRYHRVNDVQRFRFSRPAPRKEIIAITNDKEKEVNVSINSSNEFASLWLERTVLVTSYPLPGILRWFPVTSSETYLVSPLRNAIETMEATNIALRDLIIAHRSDPSLPLNPLSMKLNGILDPAVMGGIDNYEKAFLNVEYKDSHLEESSDLLKLEGLIAEQIPLLSLGLQLHKARAPTELAPFHQRLEQCFVSMRNHVEAKYGKRTCDLQIENLTQTVTMRRPPTSRGDNHCLSESNMNNSDYTIHSRVSSLTRSQVATFKSLASFNFNNSTPPSGVQNINLSRNNSMRSHILSTASLQKALGNSGSGTYKKKDTKRRSSRKSDSATVTKSDQPTSQWYTTTEISHSSVSSITSLISNLHSTPVIELRQELTPKRPLRSEAEKERRMSNRWSGQSQHYLRNINNELEPSSLGKGNRDSIGTTDSTASEDDPPPPLPIKMREADYCNLPEELSSNQCLASSPLNNPNKSSGQWKNKLPTPTDDDLDSHSNKPPTPPPKPKRPINSLHKIVLASNDVETSNVEDSSTA; from the exons ATGACAATGACATGGAAGCGGATTAATGAGCAGTTAGGAGTAG ccATCCATAATTTTGCGCATTCAAATCCGCACACAATACGTTTGACAGTCGGAGAAGTTGTACAGATAACTGAGGAGTGTGGAGATTGGTATTATGGCCGCAGCAAGTTTAAAGGCACATGTGGAATTTTTCCAAAAtcctatatacatatcttacaGAAATCAACGTATACGGATAACTTAGTACATGAAATCACTAATGTTTTAAGAGAATGGGGGCATCattggaaatatttatatgta ACACACTCCGAGCACTTCAGGACGATGCAGCAACAAATTTTGGATGCAATAGGATACAGAAGCAAGATTTTGAGCGGTACTTTAACAGTAGATGAATTGAAAGATATGAAAAGATTAGCAACAGCAAGGATAGACACTGGAAATCAACTATTGGGTTTAGACATGGTAGTTCGAGATGATCACGGAAATGTTTTACATCCTGAAGAAACAAGCACCATCCAATTGTACTATCATCATGAGACTGCTGCAGAAAGGATAAGAAAAGCGTCCAATGACACCAAAAAAAAATCCCATAAGCCACAAGTACCTGTATTTTCACATATCTTTTTTGTCAGTGTAAGaaattttgtatgtaaaatgGCAGAGGATGTAGAGCTATTATTGACTTTATACGACGGCAGAGAGATGAAAGCCATCACGGAGAATTACGTGGTATCGTGGAGCAAAGAGGGACTTGCAAGAGACATCGATCAGTTGCACAATCTTAGAGTATTGTTCACAGATCTTGGTTCCAGAGATTTGACAAGAGACAAAGTTTATTTAGCTTGTTATGTAATTAGAGTGGGCGGTATGGAAGCCAAAGAACCGGACCATCGACGATCAAGCGTTGCACAAAATAATCAGAACAAATCCAAGAGTACGGAAAATATGAGGAGACCGTTCGGTGTAGCCGCGATGGATATCACTCTATTTATTACTGGCAAGCTGGAAGGAGATGTTGAACAACATCATTTTATACCTTTTATAca ATGTTGTGAGAAAGATAGTCTTGATGGTATATTACGTAGAATTATTGCACAAAAAGAAGCAAATGTCCAAAGACATATCAATGGCAATGTTACAAATATCACAGGTGGACAAGGACTCTGGACgagtttaaaattgttaagagGTGATCCAAAGCAA GTACGTGACGAAAATCCACATCTGGTCCTCGGTAATGTTGCAATTGCGCGTAAAATGGGATTTCCGGAAGTTATCTTACCGGGTGACGTACGCAATGATTTATATCTGACTTTAATTAGTGGAGAATTTAGCAAAGGCTCAAAATCTACAGACAAAAATGTAGAAGTAACG gTTAAAGTATGTAATGAGCACGGCATAGCAATTCCTGGAGTTATAACATTAGGTGGCGGTGCGTCCCCAATTGACGAGTATCGTAgcgttatttattatcatgaaGACAAACCTAGATGGTGTGAAACATTCAAGATTGCCATACCTATAGAAGAATTCAAGCAGGCTCACTTGAAGTTTACATTCAAGCATCGCAGTTCTAACGAAGCGAAGGATAAGTCTGAGAAACCATTTGCTTTAAGTTATGTTCGATTAATGCAACGTAATGGCACAACTCTGCAAGACATACAGCACGAATTGTTGGTTTACAAATTAGAGCAAAAAAAGTATGAGGAAAGCGATATATCTTACATTAAATTGCCATCAACACGCGGAGAATTG gcTGAATTAAACATAGAGAAGAAGCCAAGTTTAGGATCATTGACATTAAGCAGCAAAGATAGTTTTTTGATAGCAACCAATATTTGCTCAACTAAATTAACCCAGAATGTAGATCTATTAGGTTTACTTAACTGGGCATCGTCCAATACTGGATTAAAGGAATCTTTAGCTGCTTTAATGAAGGTCGATGGGGAAGAAATAGTGAAGTTTTTGcag GATGTTTTGGatgctttatttaatatcttgatGAGTAATTCGGACAGTGATGTTTATGATGATATGGTCTTTGAAtgccttttatatattatcggaCTCGTATCCGATAGAAAATATCAACATTTCCAACCAGTATTAGATTTATACATTTCTGAAAGTTTCTCTGCAACtcttgcatataaaaaattaattgcggtATTGCGTAAGCGTATAGATTACGTCGGCAACAACGATGGTCAAGAACGtgatttattacttaaaacaATGAAAAGTCTGCAATACTGTATGAGATTTATTGTCGAATCTCGGCTTTTATTTACTGA atTAAATCAAGATGAAGAAGAATTCTCACAAACATTAACAGATCTATTACGATCTATTGTTAATCTTATGAGCCATGAAACAGATGGAACTTTGTTGGTTCAAGGAGCTTGTCTTAAATATCTACCTACAACAATACCTCATCTATTAAGGGTCTATAGCGGCAAGCAATTGAGTACAATTCTAACAGATTTACTCGTAACTCTACCAACAGGTAGATTAACCAAGCAGAAAATGATGACTGTCAATGATATTGTTCATAGTccactttttttaaatgtggAATGTAGAGCAATTTTATTGCCGAGAATTACCATACTCGTAAGAGATTTATTGGAAGCTAAGGAAGAG GGGCTATCGAGTACGCCTGGAAAGAGCGTGGCGAAGGTAGCCAGGCTGCTCGGCGAAAATCGGCATCGGCTCAACCAACATCGCGGCTACTCCGAAGAG GTGGAATTATGTGTCAAGATATTGTCTGATATTCTGGAACTGACTTTTAGAAAAGATATAGGTAGCACAGTTTCAGACGTTAAGGAGATTATGTTAACTGCGTTACGCACTATTATACAAACTGTTATATCAATGGATAGGGAAAATCCCTTAGTTGGAAATTTAGTTTCAGTCATGCTGGCGATATTcag ACAAATGACACAGCATCATTATGAAGTGTACATCAATCATTTTGGAACAAGAAttgatttattagattttcttATGGAGATATTATTAGTCTTCAAAGATTTAGTTTCTAGAAGTGTATTTCCAGGAGACTGGTGTGAAATGATTATGCTTCAAAATAGCGTTATTCTAAAGTCATTACGATATTTCTCGGGCACAattagagattattttttcaccGAATTTGAGCATCAAGCATGGTCAAATTTCTTTCATTGTGCTATCGCTTTTTTAACGCAACCTGCCCTACAGTTGGAAACATTCACACCAGCAAAACGAAATCGCATTATTGCGCGTTATAACGACATGCGTAG AGAAACTGCATTTGAAATTCGATCAATGTGGTTTAATTTGGGAcaacacaaaatattatttgtgccTGCTTTAGTCGGCGCCATCCTTGAAATGGCATTAATACCTGAAACTGAATTGAGAAAAGCTACAATACCTATTTTCTTCGATATGATGCAATGCGAATATTACAGTTCCCGTATAGTGGAAGGATACGGCGATACTAAACGTGATCCTGCTCATATCAAAgctaattttatagaatacgaAAATGAGATGATTGCAAAACTGGATATCTTG gtAGAAGGAGGCAGAGGTGATGAACAATTTCGTGCGCTTTGGACTTATGTTATGGGTTCTTTGTGCGAAAAACATTCCACAATGCGAGAACAAGGGTTACGCTTTGTAGATACTATCTCTAAGCTTATGGAACGCTTGTTACAATATCGAGATATCATTCATGCAGAGTCTCAAGAACATCGTATGCTTTGCACTGTAAATTTATTGGAATTCTACTCTGAGATTAATAGAAAGGAAATGTATATCAg ATATGTGAACAAGCTGTGTGAGTTACATTTAGAATGTGATAATTATACAGAAGCAGCTTATTCTCTGAAACTTCATAGTCAACTATTAGCATGGAGCGACCAACCTTTGCCACCTTTGCTGATATCACATAG atatCCTTTATGCCAAACACATCGCGAACTGAAAGAagcattatataatgatattattgaatattttgataagGGAAGAATGTGGGAATGCGCTCTTACTGTTTGCAAGGAACTAATATCACAATATGAAGAAGAAACATTCGATTATTTGCAACTGTCTTTATTATTGAGACGCATGGCAAAGTTCTATGATTGCATAGTGAAACAGTTAAGACCTGAACCAGAATACTTTAGAGTTGCATATTACGGCAGAGGACATCCTgcttttcttcaaaataag GTATTTGTCTATCGAGGCAAGGAATATGAACGACTTAGTGATTTTTGTTCAAGAACGTTGAATCAGTTACCAAATGCAGAGCAAATGAACAAATTATCTCCACCTACCTCAGAAATGCTGGAATCCAATCATCAATATGTGCAAATCAATAAGGTAGAGCCATTAATGACTGAAAAGAGGCATCGTCTGAGCGGTAAACCAGTTACTGCAGAAGCAGTTTTAag gtACCATCGTGTGAATGACGTGCAACGTTTTAGATTTTCAAGACCCGCACCAAGAAAGGAAATCATTGCGATCActaatgataaagaaaaggaAGTTAATGTTAGCATTAATAGCAGCAATGAATTTGCTTCGTTATGGTTAGAAAGAACAGTACTTGTTACAAGCTACCCGTTGCCAGGAATTCTTCGATGGTTTCCTGTGACGTCTAGCGAGACATATTTAGTCAGTCCGTTGAGAAATGCGATTGAAACTATGGAAGCTACAAATATAGCACTACGTGATCTTATTATTGCTCATAG GAGCGATCCCAGTCTTCCATTAAATCCCTTAAGCATGAAATTGAATGGTATATTAGATCCAGCTGTTATGGGTGGCATTGATAACTATGAAAAGGCTTTTCTCAATGTAGAGTACAAAGATAGCCATTTAGAAGAGAGCTCGGACCTTCTAAAGTTAGAAGGACTTATTGCAGAACAAATTCCCTTACTCAGTTTAGGGCTCCAGTTACATAAAGCACGAGCGCCCACCGAATTGGCACCGTTTCATCAACGTTTAGAACAATGTTTCGTGTCGATGCGCAATCATGTAGAAGCCAAGTACGGAAAGAGG ACATGCGATTTGCAAATTGAAAACTTAACGCAGACCGTAACCATGCGAAGACCACCAACTTCGAGAGGGGATAATCACTGCCTATCCGAatcaaatatgaataattcagA CTATACAATTCACTCCAGGGTATCCTCACTTACAAGATCCCAAGTTGCAACGTTCAAGTCGCTTGCATCGttcaattttaacaacagCACACCTCCCAGTGGTGTTCAAAACATCAATTTATCAAG GAACAACTCCATGCGTTCGCATATTTTGTCAACGGCCTCTTTGCAAAAGGCATTGGGAAATTCAGGTTCAGGAACGTATAAGAAAAAGGATACGAAGCGCAGAAGTTCGCGAAAGAGCGATTCCGCTACGGTAACGAAAAGCGATCAACCGACCAGCCAGTGGTACACAACGACCGAAATATCTCACAGTTCAGTGTCCTCCATTACGTCATTGATATCTAATTTACATTCAACACCTGTAATTGAACTACGACAAGAG CTCACACCAAAACGTCCCCTGAGATCGGAGGCAGAGAAAGAACGTAGAATGAGTAATCGCTGGTCCGGACAATCCCAGCACTACCTAAGGaacattaataatgaattgGAACCAAGCAGTTTAGGAAAGGGAAATAGAGATAGCATCGGCACAACTGATAGTACAGCATCCGAGGACGATCCGCCGCCGCCTCTGCCGATTAAAATGCGCGAGGCCGATTATTGTAATCTTCCGGAGGAACTGTCTTCTAATCAGTGTCTAGCTAGTAGTCCTTTGAATAATCCGAACAAATCTTCAGGACAGTGGAAGAACAAGTTGCCAACACCTACCGATGATGATCTAGACAGTCATTCTAATAAACCGCCGACGCCTCCACCGAAACCGAAAAGACCGATTAATAGTTTGCATAAGATTGTTCTCGCTTCCAACGATGTCGAAACCTCAAATGTTGAGGATTCGTCGACTGCATAA